A stretch of DNA from Fimbriimonadaceae bacterium:
GCGTGTTGTCCGGAGGCACCTCGCGGGGCGTGTCCGCCAGCGCGCGAGCCCACGTGTTCTGCTCTTGGACGAACAGGTTGAGGATGCCCCCCGATTTCGGTCCCATTGCACGCTGCATCCGGTTCGCGGAAGACGCGAAGACGATGCGCGAACCCGGTTGGATGGCAGCCAATGTCGACGCGGGGATGTCGTCCATCAGGCGGAGAAGGGCGCGTTGCGCCGGGCTCTGAGAGGCCGAGGCGCCCTGGATCCGGAAGCCGTTGGACCCGAAATTGCCGTTGCCGAAGTCCAGGACGGCTCCGTTCTGGTTCTTGCGCGCCTCCTCGGCGAGCGTCCTCGCGCTCGCCTCGTCGAATGTGGGTGCCTTTTCGAGCGGGGCCACCATGCGGCGCACCGCAGCCTCCACTCCCTTGGCCCGTTCGGCGATCTCCGCCCGAAGCTGGTCCCTCGCTACGATCTCCGGCCGGACAAGCCGGTAGCCCCCAGTCTCCTCCTTCCATTCGGCGCCCGTCGCTTCGGCGATTCGCTTCAACAAGTCGGCGAGAGGGACGTCGGTCGCGTGGACGACGAGGACCTCGCCCGCCGTTTGCGGGCTTGTTCCCAGCAACAAGCCGGTCTGCTTCCCGAGCTGTTCAAGCAGCACCTTCGTGGGGGCAGCGGGCCCCGTGTAGGTGACCTTCTGGTTCAAGTCCTGCGCCTGAGCGAAGACACAGGCCGCAAACAGAGCGATGCCAAGACCGGTTTTCATACACATTCCCTCATGGTGGAGACGGTTCAACCCGCCGTACTGCTACGATTCTTTCGTGCGAAACGCTCCCGCGCCGCGCCAAGGCGTGGTCGACTCGCCGCTCGAACTCGGACGGCAGCACTGACAAGGAGTAGATCGACGTGGCCAGCAGCCCGAACGCCAACAGGCCCGGGAGAAGGGCGCGGCCGCGACCAAGGAACCCGAGGCCCGAAGCCATCGCCGTGGCAAAAGCGGCCACCGCGGGCATCAGGTAGCGGCCTTGGCCTTGGAAATACTGCGCGTTGAACCTCAGGAAGAACGCGAGAACGAACAGCGAAAACACGAGGTTGACCACGCGCACGGTCTTGGCGGCCGGGTCCTCCGTCTCCCGAAAGAACCGTGCAAACCACCCCGCCAGCCCGATCGCGAACACGGCCAGGATGACGGAGTAGAGGGCCGCGGGCAGAAAGATGTCCATGTAGCCGAAGGCGCCGACAAAGCTCCTTGCGGTCCACCAACCGACCCAATCGATCCAGTATCCGGCGACCCCGAACGCTTCGATGAACGTCTTCGCCTGCGCCGTGCCGGCAAAAGCGTCTCCGAACGCCTGGATCGCCAACGGGTCTCCGTAGAGGTTCGTGTTGCGCACCCACCAGCCGAGCGGAACCAACAGACTGGCCAGAGCCCCCGCCGCCACGACGCCCCACGAGGGGCGCGGCCTCGCGGCCAACACCGCCACGGCGAAGGGAACGAGCAGCGCGACGGCGGTCGTTTTGGTCAGGAGGGCGATTCCGACGAGGATCCCCGCTCCCAGCGCCCGCCGGAGATCCCACCCCCGCTTCACCCCTTGCGCGAAGAGGGCCAGCGACCACGTGCAGAGCGCGATGAGGAGCGAGTCGTTCGTTACCGAACCGTCCAGAGCGGCGAGCATCGGCAGCCACGCCGCGATCGCCGTTGCGCCCAGCGCCAGGGCGTCGCTGTCCGTGGCCGTCCTCGCGAGCACGAAAACACCGAAGACTCCCACCGCTCCGATCAGGCAGGAGAGCAGGCGCAGGCGCATTCCCGCGGCCGGCTCCGAAACGTCCGTGACTCCGACGAGCCGGGCCCAGCCGCTGGCGAGGAGATAGTACGCCGGCGGCTGGTGGCTCTGGTACGTCTCGTACAGGTCCGGCGCGTGGGGGTCGAAGACGGGGAAGCCCCGCCCGTCCAAAAGGCGCTGGACGTAGTTGGCGTGCTGCCGCTCGTCGGGCGCGCCGATGTCTTGCGCGGGCGCCCGGCCCTGGTTCAGCAGGCGCCCGGCTTCTCGGTAGGGCGTCTCGGACGCGAACAGCGCGCTGAGAACCAGGTGGCTCAGGGCGAGGGCGATGGCTCCGAGAAGGGCGGACTGCTTGAGACTCACACGCACACGATCTCCGGGGTGGCACGGAGCGCGGCCGGTCCGTGTATGATAAAGGTAAGGATAGCCTCGTTCATCTTTACAGGAGTAGCCAAATGCGCAGAATACTAGCAGTCTCCCTGATCGGAGCGGCGGTTGTGGCGTTAGCCCAACGCGGAGCCGGTCTGATCACCCAGTATGTCCAAGCGCTTCAGGGCGGACAGACCCTGAGCGCGACCTACACCCTGCAGCGCGTCGGCGGCGCGGCCCGGACGTTCACCATCGATTTCGCAAAGCCCAACAAGCTTCGAATCGAGACTCCGAGCGAACTGACCATCGCCGACGGGAAGCAGGTCACCACTTACGACAAGGCCAACAAGACGTACCTCGTCCAGCCGCAGACGACCGAGCAGTTCGCGGGTCTGATCGGCGGCGACGAGCTGCGCGTCTGGGCGCCGTTCTTCGATGGCAAGGCGTTCACGAACGCCGCGGCGTCGAAGGACTTGGGCACCAAGAACCGGGGCGGCACGACCCTCAAGGTCGCCGAGGCCACCCTCGACGCCCAAGGGCGGCAGGTCGTCACGCTCTATCTGGGAAGCGACAACATCGCCCGCCAGGCCGAGCTGATCACCAACAACCCCGATGGAAAGGACGTCGTGATTCTCAACACGAAGAGCGTCGCCTTGGGCGGCCCGGCGGGTGACTTCACGTTCACGCCTCCGGCGGGCGCCCGCCAGCTCACGATCGAAGAGCTGAACGCGGACAAGTGGTACGAGAACCTCGACGAGGCCCTCGTCGTGGCGAAGAACACCAAGCGGTTGGTGTTGATCGACTTCTATGCCGATTGGTGAACCTACTGCAAGAAGCTGGACCAGGAGGTCTTCAGCACAGAAGAGTTCAAGAAGCAGAGCAAGTATTTCGTCTTCGTCAAGATCAATGCGGAAAAGCAGACCGCGGTCGCCAAGCGGTACGGCGTGTCCGGCTACCCGACCACCGAGTTCACCGATGCCGAAGGCAACGAGATCCACAAGGCGGTCGGCTACATGCCGGTGGGCGCGTATGTGGGCGAGATGAACAAGGCACGAGGCGCCGGGTAGGTCGAAGAGAACGAGGGATCCAGGAGCGGCGGAGCGCGTGGCGCCCCGCCGCTCTCTTTTTGCGCCCGCGCCCACTCCGGCGTCCCAGGCGTCTGACCGGGAGGTGCCTTTCCTAAGGTAGAATAGCCCTTCGCCCGATTCTTGTTTTGAAGCTTGGAGATTAAAAGTTTGACCCCCGAAGGACCGGCCTCCGCCGTGAAGGCGAAGAGCGCAAAGGACGCGCATCACGGATTGCCCAGCGGCAAATTGACCCCTGAAGAAAGGCTTGAGGCCCTTCGTCAACTGTATCTCGCCCGCTATTTCGACGTGCGCCTGATCAAGGAGAAGAAGCGCGGGCGCCTCCGCGGGACCCTCTACTCCTCCCACAACCAGGAAGCGGTGCTCGTGGGCTCGCTCTTCGGGCTTCGGCCCTACGACTGGATCAGCCCCATCCACCGCGACATGCCGGCGTTCTTTCTCAAGGACTTGCGGTCGGGGTGGACCGATCCCAACCGCATGGGCATGTCGATCGAAGAGGTTTGCGCCCAGGTGTGGGGCAAGGTGGGCTCTCCGGGTCGCGCGCGCGATAACTGGTCGCACATCGGCAGCAAGCGCGCCCACATCATCCACTCCACGTCCATGCTCGCAGGCACGATCCCGGTCGCCGCGGGCGCGGTGCTGGCGGACCGGTTGAACGGCGGCGACGCGGTCGTGCTCACCTACAACGGAGAGGGTTCGACCGCCCAGGGCATCTTCCACGAGGCCATCAACTTCGCCGCCATCCACAAGCTCCCGGTGATCACGCTGGTGGAGAACAACCAGTGGGCCTACGGCACGCCCTACGAACTCGGGTGTCCCACCAAAGACGTCGCCGATCGCGCCAAGGGGTACGGCATTCCTGGCGTTGTCGCGGACGGGCAAGACGTCTTCGACGTGTATGACAAGGTGATGGTCGCCGTCGATTACGCGCGGGCTGGGAAGGGTCCAAGCATCGTCGAGTGCAAGACGTATCGGGCATACGGCCACGGCGATCACGACGACGACCGCGCAGCGAAGTATCGAGACCCCAAAGAGGTGGCCAGAGGGAGGAAACGGGACCCGATCGCCGTTGCCAAGGCCCGCCTCATCTCCCTGGGCGACCTCACCAAGGACGAAGCCGACAAGTACCGACCGGAAGGGAAGAACGCGTCCGAAGTGACCGACGAGGACTTCCCGCCGGAGGTGGTCGACTACATGAAGAAGGGCATCGAATTCGCCCTCGAATCGCCTTTGCCGGACCCTGTGGAGGGCGGCATGTGGGTCTTCCGGGAGGACGTATGAGCGCCATTCCCGAGCAGATCGAGCTCCCGAAGAACTACCTGTCGGCCATCAAGGAGGCCCTCGACGAGGAGATGGCCCGCAACGAGGACATGATCTGCCTCGGAGAGGACATCGGCATCTTGGGAGGCGCCTTCGGCGTCACCGAGGGCTTGCTCGCCAAGTACGGCAAGCACCGCGTGTACGACATGCCGATCGCCGAGGCGGCCATCGTCGGGGTGGCGACGGGAGCGGCCCTGAACGGCAAGACCGTCATGGCGGAGATGCAGTTCATCGACTTCATCTCATGCGGTTTCGACCAGATCGTAAACATGCTGGCCACGTACCACTACCGCACGGCCGGAGACGTCGCGCCTGGCGTCGTGATTCGCGGGCCCGCGGGCGCCTATGGCGGGGGAGCGCTCTACCACAGCCAGATGAACGAGGCGTGGTTCTGCAACTCGCCCGGCTTGAAGGTCGTGTGCCCGTCGACGCCGTACGATGCAAAGGGCCTGATGAAAGCGTGCCTGCGCGATCAGAACCCGGTGGTGTTCTTCGAAATCAAGGAGCTGTATCGCAAGCGCGAAATCGAACAGTTCTTGCCCGAGGAGGATTACATCGTGCCGCTCGGGAAGGCGGCGGTTCGACGGGAAGGGACGGACTTGACCCTGGTCAGCTACGGGCAGAACGTCTGGCACTGTCTGACGGTCGCCGAGACGCTCGCGGAAGAGGGCGTCAGCGCCGAGGTGATCGATCTGAGAACGCTCGTCCCGCTGGACGAGGACGCCGTTTTCGCTTCGCTTGAGAAGACGAACCGCGTGGTCGTGGTCAACGAGGCGCCGATGACGTGCGGTTTCGCCGGCGAGGTCGTCGCCCGCATCTGCGACAAGGCGTTCCCCTTTCTGGACGCCCCTCCCGTGCGGGTCACGCGGATGGACACGCCCGTCCCCTGGGTCAAGCCGCTCGAAACGTACGTCTTGCCCTCGGTGGAGAAGATCTTGGACGCGTCGCGTCGCGTGCTTCGCTACTGACGACGACGGCGCGCCTTCACGGGCTCGGGCGCGGCCTAGGGAAACAAGCTCCGGCGAGGTGCGCCTAGACCGCTTCGCCCAGATAGGCCTCGATGACTTTGGGGTTGTTGCGCACCTCGGCAGGCCCGCCCTGGGCGATCTCCTCGCCGTGATCGAGCACCACGATCTTTTCGCACAGGTTCATGACGAACCGCATGTCGTGTTCGATCAGCAGCACGGTCTTTCCGTGCTCGTCGCGCAGCTTGCGCACCGTCTGCAGCAGGTCTTCGGACTCTTGCGGGTTCATGCCGGCCGCGGGCTCGTCCAGCAGCAGCAGATCGGGCTGGGTGGCCATGGCCCGCGCGATCTCAAGACGCCGCTGCTTGCCGTAGGGCAGGTCCTTGCTCCTGGCCTCGGCGACGTCCTCGAGGTTCATCACCTTGAGGAGTTCCAACGCCTGCTCTCGCAGTTCGGCGGTCTCTTTGATCGCGTTGGGCAGGAGCGCCAAGGCGGAAGCCAGTCCCGTTCGGTGTCGGAGAAAGGCGCCCACCATCACGTTCTCGATGACCGACAGGGTCGGGAACAGACGGATGTTCTGGAACGTTCGGGCGATTCCCATCGCGCATACCTTGTTCGAAGGCACGCCGTTGATCCTCGTTCCCTTGAAGTAGATGTCGCCGCTCGTGGGCGTGTAGACGCCCGTGATGAGATTGAAGCACGTCGTCTTGCCGGCGCCGTTGGGGCCGATCAAACCGAAGAGATCCCCGGGTTCGATCGCGAACGACACGTTGTTCACGGCGATGAGCCCGCCGAACTGGATCGTCGCCTGCTTGAGTTCGAGAGTCTTCATGCCGTGGCCACCTTCCGCTTCATGCCCAGCATCCGTTTGACGCCGTCCCAACTGAACTCGTAGTGGGCCAACACTCCCTGGGGCCGAAGCAGCATGAGGATGATCAAGGTGCCCGCGAAGATCACCATCCGCAGCTTGGACGCCTCGTAGCTCTGGTCGGCAAGTGCT
This window harbors:
- a CDS encoding glycosyltransferase family 39 protein, which translates into the protein MRVSLKQSALLGAIALALSHLVLSALFASETPYREAGRLLNQGRAPAQDIGAPDERQHANYVQRLLDGRGFPVFDPHAPDLYETYQSHQPPAYYLLASGWARLVGVTDVSEPAAGMRLRLLSCLIGAVGVFGVFVLARTATDSDALALGATAIAAWLPMLAALDGSVTNDSLLIALCTWSLALFAQGVKRGWDLRRALGAGILVGIALLTKTTAVALLVPFAVAVLAARPRPSWGVVAAGALASLLVPLGWWVRNTNLYGDPLAIQAFGDAFAGTAQAKTFIEAFGVAGYWIDWVGWWTARSFVGAFGYMDIFLPAALYSVILAVFAIGLAGWFARFFRETEDPAAKTVRVVNLVFSLFVLAFFLRFNAQYFQGQGRYLMPAVAAFATAMASGLGFLGRGRALLPGLLAFGLLATSIYSLSVLPSEFERRVDHALARRGSVSHERIVAVRRVEPSPP
- a CDS encoding thioredoxin family protein — protein: MDQEVFSTEEFKKQSKYFVFVKINAEKQTAVAKRYGVSGYPTTEFTDAEGNEIHKAVGYMPVGAYVGEMNKARGAG
- a CDS encoding thiamine pyrophosphate-dependent enzyme; translation: MKAKSAKDAHHGLPSGKLTPEERLEALRQLYLARYFDVRLIKEKKRGRLRGTLYSSHNQEAVLVGSLFGLRPYDWISPIHRDMPAFFLKDLRSGWTDPNRMGMSIEEVCAQVWGKVGSPGRARDNWSHIGSKRAHIIHSTSMLAGTIPVAAGAVLADRLNGGDAVVLTYNGEGSTAQGIFHEAINFAAIHKLPVITLVENNQWAYGTPYELGCPTKDVADRAKGYGIPGVVADGQDVFDVYDKVMVAVDYARAGKGPSIVECKTYRAYGHGDHDDDRAAKYRDPKEVARGRKRDPIAVAKARLISLGDLTKDEADKYRPEGKNASEVTDEDFPPEVVDYMKKGIEFALESPLPDPVEGGMWVFREDV
- a CDS encoding alpha-ketoacid dehydrogenase subunit beta, translating into MSAIPEQIELPKNYLSAIKEALDEEMARNEDMICLGEDIGILGGAFGVTEGLLAKYGKHRVYDMPIAEAAIVGVATGAALNGKTVMAEMQFIDFISCGFDQIVNMLATYHYRTAGDVAPGVVIRGPAGAYGGGALYHSQMNEAWFCNSPGLKVVCPSTPYDAKGLMKACLRDQNPVVFFEIKELYRKREIEQFLPEEDYIVPLGKAAVRREGTDLTLVSYGQNVWHCLTVAETLAEEGVSAEVIDLRTLVPLDEDAVFASLEKTNRVVVVNEAPMTCGFAGEVVARICDKAFPFLDAPPVRVTRMDTPVPWVKPLETYVLPSVEKILDASRRVLRY
- a CDS encoding ABC transporter ATP-binding protein; translation: MKTLELKQATIQFGGLIAVNNVSFAIEPGDLFGLIGPNGAGKTTCFNLITGVYTPTSGDIYFKGTRINGVPSNKVCAMGIARTFQNIRLFPTLSVIENVMVGAFLRHRTGLASALALLPNAIKETAELREQALELLKVMNLEDVAEARSKDLPYGKQRRLEIARAMATQPDLLLLDEPAAGMNPQESEDLLQTVRKLRDEHGKTVLLIEHDMRFVMNLCEKIVVLDHGEEIAQGGPAEVRNNPKVIEAYLGEAV